GGTGTCGTTCATGAACGGTTGCATCTGATCGTGGCTGAGAACGGTCAGATGGTTGACGTCGTGGGCGGTGGCGGAGCCCTCCAGGACGAGGCGGCCATTTGCCCGATCGTGCATCCATCCGCCGTAGTGCGGCTCCATTTTCAGGGTGTCGATGAAGGCCGTCTGACCACCGGTGTTCATCAGGTACTCGGCGAAGCCGGTATGGCCGTACTGCGCGACCATGGCCATCACATCGGCTGCCGAGCCGAGCCGCGCTGTCCGCTCGATGTCCGCCACGATCTGCGGGGTGTACTTGTCGTCGGCTATCCAGCCGACTTTCGCGCCCTGCATGGCGTAATACAGTCCGACGCCCTGCAGATCCTGGTTCCAGGCCTGCGCGTTGTTGGTCAGCTTGTTGGCGAACGCCCAATCACCGACATCCTCGAGGGCTACCGTGCCCAGGCCGGCGAACTTGCGTTGGTCGTTGTAGGCGACCAGCGCCTCGGTTGTGATGGCCGTCCGGCCGCCCGCGAGCGCGTCCATACCGGTGTGGCTGCTGCCGTGGAACATACCGAACGACATGATGTCGGTGTACTGGCCGCTTGCGGGGGATCGGGCATCGGCATCCCGGGGTCGGTCGGCGGTGTCTGCGTGCCGCTGCCGGTGGAGGTACCCACCGGGCGATCGAGGATCGTTCCCATGCCGGTTGCGTCGGTGAGCGTCGCCCCGGAAGGATTCGACAACATGACGGTGAACGTCTCGCTGTTTTCCGTCAGGGAGTCGCTCTTCACCGGAACCGTGATGATCTTCTGGGTCTCGCCCGGCGCGAAAGTGACTGTGCCCGTGACGCTGAGGTAGTCGAGGCCCGCGGTCGCGGTGCCGTTCGACGTCGCGTATTGCACCGTCACCTTCTGAGTGGACGGCGCGGCCAACGTCACCACGAACGACGCCACCGACGTGCCGCTTCCTCCGGAGAACTCGATGGGCGTCAGGTAGGCCATCTTGTTCTGATTGATCGTCTTCCAGTCGTCGGCCAGGATGCCGCCGGTATCACCGGAATTGGGGTTCCACGACCAGTACGTCCAACTCATGTCCTCGGTCCCGGCCGCGATGTCGACCGTGCCGTTGTTGTCGAAATCGCCGGACAGGTAGGACGTCAGCGCCTCGAACCAGACGACGTCCTTGGGATCGGTGAGTTTGGTGCCGAACTCGCCGACGTAGATCGGCGCGATGTTGTCCTCGTAGATGTAGCCCCAGGCTTTGCGGAAGACGCTGGGCAGGTTGGCCCCGAAGTTGGCGGTCTGGAACCACGGTTGGGCGTACACGGAGTTCGGATAGTCGTGCGGTGAGTAGACGACCCGGTTGGGCACGGTGAGTACGATCGGGCGGTCCTTCACGCCCATCAGGTTGCCGCCCCACCAGTAGCTCTGGCCTTGGTAGGTGCCGACGCCTTCGACGAACAGCAGTAGATTCGGATTCGCCTGCAGAACAGCGTTTCCGGCGCGTTCCGCCGCCCGTGCCCAGTCGTTCGTGCCGCCGCCGCCCCAGGTCCCGTTGTACGGCTCGTTGTGAAGGTCGAAACCGATGACGGTCGGATTGTCCTTGTAGCGGGTGGCCAGCATCTGCCAGTCGGAGACCCATTGGTCTTCGGAGTATTGGCTGTTGTACCAGAGGCCGTTCTCACTCGTTCCCGCACCGGCGGTGCTGCGGTGGTGGTCGAGGATGACCCGCATCCCGTTCTGACCGGCGTAGGCGATGATCTGATCCAGCACCTGCATACGGGACAGCCCTTGCAGGTCGGGGTTCAGGTTGTAGTTGATACCGGACGGTGCGGCCGTGGTGTGCAGCATCGCGCTGGAGTACGGGATGCGAATGGTGTTGAAGCCCTGGGCTGACATCTGGTCGATCATGTCTTTGTAGTTGCGGGTCCACAGGCCGTCCGGCACACCGTTGGTGCCCTCCGCGCCGAACCAGTTGACGCCCGAGATCTGCACGGGTTTGCCTTGGGAATCCAGAATTTGGTTGCCCGAGGTGTGCAGGAATCCTGCCGCGATTCCCGTGGAACCGGGCTCCGTCGCCGATGCGTCGGAGATGCTGAGGCCCGGTGTTGTCGCGACGTCGTCGTTGGTGATGGTGCCGGTGGCGGTGCCGCGGGCGATGGTCGCCCCGGAGGGGTTGGACAGCGTGACGGTGAAGGTTTCGCTGGGTTCGACGGTCGTGTCACCGGCGACTTTGACGGTGACGGTCTGGGAGGTCACGCCGGCTGCGAAGGTGAGAGTGCCTGTGGTGCTGGTGAAGTCGGCTCCGGCGGTGGCGGTGCCGTTCGCGGTGGTGTAGCCGACGGTGACGGGTGTGGTGGCGGCCTTCGACAGCGTGACGGTGAAGGTGGCGTTGGTCGAGCCGCTGTTGCCTTCGGCGATCGTCGTATCGGCGATCGAGATGGTGGGGGTGGTCGGCGGGGTGCTGACGGCGACACCGTTGACCTTGAGGTTGGTCGGCGCCGAACCGACGGCGCCCGGGGTGGCCTGATAGCCGAACGACGTGCTCTGGCCGGCCGCGACGGTGGCGTTGTAGGCCACGTTGCTGATCACGTAGTGGGTGCCGACGTGGCTGGTGATCTGGCCGTTCCAGATGTTGGTGATCTGTGCGGGAGTATCGAATTCGACAGTCCAGCCATTGAGGTTCTGGCCTGCGGTCACCGTGATGTTCGCGTTGTGGCCCGAACCCCAGTCACTGGCCACGCTGTAGGTGACCGAGTTGGTGCCCGGGTTCGACGCGACGTCGTCGTTGGTGATGGTGCCGGTGGCGGTGCCGCGGGAGATGGTCGCCCCGGAGGGGTTGGACAGCGTGACGGTGAAGGTTTCGCTGGGTTCGACGGTCGTGTCACCGGCGACTTTGACGGTGACGGTCTGGGAGGTCACGCCGGCTGCGAAGGTGAGAGTGCCTGTGGTGCTGGTGAAGTCGGCTCCGGCGGTGGCGGTGCCGTTCGCGGTGGTGTAGCCGACGGTGACGGGTGTGGTGGCGGCCTTCGACAGCGTGACGGTGAAGGTGGCGTTGGTCGAGCCGCTGTTGCCTTCGGCGACTGTCGCATCCGCGATGGAGACGCTGGGGGTGGTCGGCGGGGTGCTGACGGCGACACCGTTGACCTTGAGGTTGGTCGGTGCCGAGGCGAGCGCCCCCGGGGTGGCTTGGAAGCCGAAGGTCGTGCTCTTGCCTGCGGCGACGGCACCGTTGTAGGCCACGTTGCTGATCACGTAGTGGGTGCCGACGTGGCTGGTGATCTGGCCGTTCCAGATGTTGGTGATCTGTGCGGGTGAATCGAATTCGACCGTCCAGCCGTTCACGGCGGCGCTACCTGCGGTCACGGTGATGTTGGCGGTGTGGCCCGACCCCCAGTCGGAGACCACGCTGTAGGTGGCGGTGGGTGTCGAACTCGTGAGCGCGGCTGCTTTCCCGGTGGCCCGCGGCATGGCCAGCAGCGACTGCGTCTGCCGGTACAACCCGGCAAGCAGATCGTGAAGCGGGTTACCGACCGGCAGGGCCGGGATGACCGGAGCGATCCCCAGCGAGCGCAGAACCTGCGCCGGCGACGGAAGGGAAACAGGGACCTGCAGCAGACTCGGCGGCGCGAATGCGGGCGCCGGCATTCGCGCCGCGGCCGGTGTTGCGGCGGCGTCCGGCGCGGCACCGGTGAGCGTGTCCGTCAAAGCCGGCGTCACGTTGCTGTTCGATTCGACCGTTCTGGTGCGCACCGACGTGGTATCCGTCGTCGTCCTGTTGCCAGACGACGGTCGCGGGGTGGGCCGGAAAGTTAGCGTGCCGGATGCCTTCGGGGACTCGGTACCCGTTGAAGCCGATCCGGCGGTGGCGGTCTTCGGCGTCTGCTGGCGCGCGGTATGGCCACCGGGGGACTTGCCGGACGAGGTGTCGCGCGCCGCGCTGTCGGTGGACGATGCGCCAGCGGTATCCGCATGTGCCAGCCCAGAGCCTGTTGTCAGGGCGGCGCCGACGCCCAGGCTCAGCGCCCCGACTCCCAGCCAGCCGTACGGTTGCCTGCGCCGGCGGTGGCGCGGTCCGCGCTTGGGGCCGTCGATGGCGATCTTGGCTGCATCCCCGGTATGACGTGCCGCAGCATTCATTGCTATGCCCTTCCTCCACGAGAGTTCACAGCGTTGCTGAAAGGTGCAGCGATGTCACGCATTTCGTCGAAAGTCGGCTCAAAAAGGTCTTTGCTGTGTACATGGTCTGGACAAATTTGGCGGGGGCGTCAAAGGCCTGGACACCGCGGGGGCCGGTTGGCTAGGCGCACTGGACGCACCGGCACGGCGGGTTGGGCGTGATTTTGGGGCCGTGGCGCCGGGCTCGCGCGGCGGCGATGTCTCCCGGCGCGGCTACGGTGATCCCGATGGCTCTGCACCTGCACCGCGCCGAGCGAACGGACCTGCTCGCCGACGGTCTCGGCGCGCTGCTGGCTGTCCCGCAATCAGACCCGTTCGCCAGTGAGCTGGTGGTGGTGCCGGCCCGGGGTGTGGAGCGTTGGCTCAGTCAGCGGCTGTCGCACGTCCTGGGCGGCGGGGACGGCACCGGGGGTGTCTGCGCCGGGGTGTCGTTCCGGTCGCCGGCGTCGTTGATCGCCGAGATCGCGGGAACCGATGACGACGATCCGTGGTCGCCCGACGCGATGGCCTGGCCGCTGCTCGAGGTCATCGACGCCAGCCTCGACGAGCCGTGGTGCCAGACCCTGGCCACCCACCTCGGGCACTTCGTGGCCGACGAGGAGAAGGAGCTGCGGCGCGGCAGGCGCTACGCGGTGGCCCGCCGGCTCGCCGCGCTGTTCGCCTCCTACGCCCGCCAGCGCCCCCGGCTGCTGATCGAGTGGCTGGCCGGCGAGGCCGACGGTCTCGACGTCGACCTGCGCTGGCAGCCACACCTATGGCGTGCCCTGGTCGCCAGGATGGGCATCGACCCGCCACACGAGCGGCACGCGAAAACACTTGCCCGGCTCACTGAGTCGGGCGCGGACCTGCCGGCCAGGTTGTCGCTGTTCGGGCACACCCGGCTGCCGAGCACCGACATCGAACTCATCGGCGCGCTGGCCGAACACCACGATGTGCACCTGTGGCTGCCGCATCCCAGTGCCGCGCTGTGGACCGCGCTGAGCGACGTGCGGGGCACCGTGGCGCGCAGCGAGGACACCAGCCACCGTCTCGCCGCCCACCCGTTGCTGGCCACCCTTGGCCGCGACGTCCGCGAACTCCAGCGCGGACTGCCCGCCTCGGTGGCCACCGACGAGTTCCTGGGCGCCGAACGTCTTCCGGACACGCTGCTGGGCTGGCTGCAATCCGATATCGCTGCCAATGCCGAACGGCCGCAGGGGCGTTCGTACACCGGCGACCGATCGGTACAGGTGCACAGCTGCCACGGCGCGGCCCGCCAGGTCGACGTATTGCGCGAGGTCCTGCTCGGTCTGCTCGCCGAGGACCGCACGCTGGAACCGCGCGACATCCTGGTGATGTGCCCGGACATCGAGACGTACGCGCCGTTGATCGTCGCGGACTTCGGCCTCGGCGACGTGGTGCCCGGAGCGCATCCCGCCCACCAGCTTCGGGTGCGGCTGGCCGATCGTGCGCTGATCCAGACCAACCCGCTGCTGGGGGTGGCGGCGAAGCTGCTGGCGCTGGCCGGCAGCCGGGTGACGGCGACCGAGGTGTTGGACTTCGCCCATGTGGAACCGGTGCGGGCGCGATTCGCCTTCACCGACGACGACCTGGAGACCATCACCCGTTGGGTGCAGCAGGCCAACATCCGGTGGGGCTTCGATGCCGAGCACCGCGCCCCGTTCGGGATCCCGTTCATCCAGAACACCTGGCGGTTCGGCCTGGATCGGGTGCTCGCCGGGGTCGCGATGTCCGATGATTCGAAGGACTGGCTGGACGTCACGCTGCCGCTGGACGATGTCGGCTCCAACAGCGTCGAGCTGGCCGGCCGGCTCGCCGAGTATGTGAATCGGCTGCAGCACGTCGTCGACTCGCTGAGCGGCGTCCGTCCGCTGACGCAGTGGCTGGCCGCAC
This is a stretch of genomic DNA from Mycobacterium sp. ELW1. It encodes these proteins:
- a CDS encoding cellulase family glycosylhydrolase is translated as MNAAARHTGDAAKIAIDGPKRGPRHRRRRQPYGWLGVGALSLGVGAALTTGSGLAHADTAGASSTDSAARDTSSGKSPGGHTARQQTPKTATAGSASTGTESPKASGTLTFRPTPRPSSGNRTTTDTTSVRTRTVESNSNVTPALTDTLTGAAPDAAATPAAARMPAPAFAPPSLLQVPVSLPSPAQVLRSLGIAPVIPALPVGNPLHDLLAGLYRQTQSLLAMPRATGKAAALTSSTPTATYSVVSDWGSGHTANITVTAGSAAVNGWTVEFDSPAQITNIWNGQITSHVGTHYVISNVAYNGAVAAGKSTTFGFQATPGALASAPTNLKVNGVAVSTPPTTPSVSIADATVAEGNSGSTNATFTVTLSKAATTPVTVGYTTANGTATAGADFTSTTGTLTFAAGVTSQTVTVKVAGDTTVEPSETFTVTLSNPSGATISRGTATGTITNDDVASNPGTNSVTYSVASDWGSGHNANITVTAGQNLNGWTVEFDTPAQITNIWNGQITSHVGTHYVISNVAYNATVAAGQSTSFGYQATPGAVGSAPTNLKVNGVAVSTPPTTPTISIADTTIAEGNSGSTNATFTVTLSKAATTPVTVGYTTANGTATAGADFTSTTGTLTFAAGVTSQTVTVKVAGDTTVEPSETFTVTLSNPSGATIARGTATGTITNDDVATTPGLSISDASATEPGSTGIAAGFLHTSGNQILDSQGKPVQISGVNWFGAEGTNGVPDGLWTRNYKDMIDQMSAQGFNTIRIPYSSAMLHTTAAPSGINYNLNPDLQGLSRMQVLDQIIAYAGQNGMRVILDHHRSTAGAGTSENGLWYNSQYSEDQWVSDWQMLATRYKDNPTVIGFDLHNEPYNGTWGGGGTNDWARAAERAGNAVLQANPNLLLFVEGVGTYQGQSYWWGGNLMGVKDRPIVLTVPNRVVYSPHDYPNSVYAQPWFQTANFGANLPSVFRKAWGYIYEDNIAPIYVGEFGTKLTDPKDVVWFEALTSYLSGDFDNNGTVDIAAGTEDMSWTYWSWNPNSGDTGGILADDWKTINQNKMAYLTPIEFSGGSGTSVASFVVTLAAPSTQKVTVQYATSNGTATAGLDYLSVTGTVTFAPGETQKIITVPVKSDSLTENSETFTVMLSNPSGATLTDATGMGTILDRPVGTSTGSGTQTPPTDPGMPMPDPPQAASTPTSCRSVCSTAAATPVWTRSRAAGRPSQPRRWSPTTTNASSPAWAR
- the recC gene encoding exodeoxyribonuclease V subunit gamma → MALHLHRAERTDLLADGLGALLAVPQSDPFASELVVVPARGVERWLSQRLSHVLGGGDGTGGVCAGVSFRSPASLIAEIAGTDDDDPWSPDAMAWPLLEVIDASLDEPWCQTLATHLGHFVADEEKELRRGRRYAVARRLAALFASYARQRPRLLIEWLAGEADGLDVDLRWQPHLWRALVARMGIDPPHERHAKTLARLTESGADLPARLSLFGHTRLPSTDIELIGALAEHHDVHLWLPHPSAALWTALSDVRGTVARSEDTSHRLAAHPLLATLGRDVRELQRGLPASVATDEFLGAERLPDTLLGWLQSDIAANAERPQGRSYTGDRSVQVHSCHGAARQVDVLREVLLGLLAEDRTLEPRDILVMCPDIETYAPLIVADFGLGDVVPGAHPAHQLRVRLADRALIQTNPLLGVAAKLLALAGSRVTATEVLDFAHVEPVRARFAFTDDDLETITRWVQQANIRWGFDAEHRAPFGIPFIQNTWRFGLDRVLAGVAMSDDSKDWLDVTLPLDDVGSNSVELAGRLAEYVNRLQHVVDSLSGVRPLTQWLAALQDGVGMLTVTTGDDAWQTSQLQREFGDVLTSAGTRAGTDLRLPDVTALLGRHLSGRPTRANFRTGTLTVCTMVPMRSVPHRVVCLVGLDDTVFPRIGVVDGDDVLARDPRTGERDIRSEDRQLLLDAICAATDKLVITYTGANEYSGQPRPPAVPLAELLDALDRTTEAPVREEILIRHPLQPFDVRNVTPGALGVPAEPFTFDSSVLAAASITGGHRPEQPDLLANPLPAPGPDDVTLADLSKFFANPVKGFFTALDVTLPWDVEGVEDAMPVEIDNLQQWTVGQRLLTDMLAGMDPDRAGQAEWRRGTLPPGRLGWRTASELRDQATELARAALAHRTGTPHAYDVDVDLGGGRRLTGTVSGVYGKRLVEVTFSKLDAPHLLRAWIPMLALCAAYPGQWTAVCIGRQRRRNGVVERVLGAPQEDPAVLLRDLVAIYDAGRREPIPLPIKTSHAWAIARISGQDPRSEAWSKWRYERDDRAIERVWGREPDLDPLLTEPRPGEEAPGELTRLGAYATRLWAPLLRAEDGA